Within Pseudomonas tructae, the genomic segment ATCCGCGGATCCGCTCGACGCACTGCTGGGCGACAAGCCGCTGGACCAGTTCGACCGCCTGCAACTGCACGCCGTGCTCACTGCCTGCCGCAACGCCCGTACGCTGTCCGAGGCCGGGCGCCAGTTGTTCAACGTGTCGCGCCTGGAAAAGGAAAAGCCCAACGACGCTGATCGCCTGCGCAAATACCTGGCGCGTTTTGGCCTGGAATGGAATCAACTCAAGGACTGAACAGGGTGCTAAAATCCGCGCCCTCTTCGGCCGCACCTGGCCGAGCCCTACCGAAAAAGGACTCTCGGCCATGTCATTGCTGACAGCTACCCGCCTGCACCTCTGCTCCTTCGGCCTGCTGGCCGGCCTCAGCCTCGCTGCCACCACTGCCTACGCCGACGAAGCCAGTGACCAGGCCCTGCACAAGGGCCGCTGGCAAGGCATGGCCGCCATGGCCAACCTGTACCTCAACGACGCCACCCCGGCCGAGTTCATGGATGCCGGCGACAAGGAAAAAAGCGAGCACGACAACTATGCCGGCGCCCTGGCCTTTTACCTGACCGCCGCACGCCTGGACCCGAAGAACGCCTTCGCCGCCTACCAGGCCGCTGCCGCGCTGTCGGCCATGGACAGCCCGGAACTGGCCGCGCAATACCTCGACGAGGCGCGTGAGCGCGGTTTCTGGCAAACCGTGATCCTCAAGGAAGACGACGAACTGGAGCCGATGCAAAAAGACCCGGCCTACCAGAAGCTGCTGCAGGCCGCAGAAAAGAACTACCCAAGCCAAGCCAAGGATGCCGGCCTTGCTGCCTTCAGCATTCCTAAAGGCAAGGCCCCTGCAGGCGGTTGGCCGGTAGTGGTGTGGCTGGCCGGCTTCGGCACCGAAGGCGTCAACGGCACCAACATGCGCGCTGACCTGGTCGGCGAAAAGGCTGTATTGGTGGCCCTGAACGGCACCCTCAAGCGCGACAACCATCAGTTCATGTGGCAACGGCAATCGGTCGAGCCGACCGAGCAAGCGGTGGCGGCAGCTCTGAAAAAACTGGAAAAAGACACCCCCATCGACCGCTCGAAAGTCGCCCTGATCGGCTTCTCGCAAGGCGCCGAACACGCCGCCCACCTGATCGCCCAGTACCCGCAAAACTACAGCGGTGCCGTGCTGCTGTCGCCAGGCGGTTTCAAAATCCCGTTCACCGTGCAGAAGGCCAAGGACAAGCGCCTGGTCGTGGTCCACGGCGCACAGGAGCATGAAAGCAACCTGCAACTGACGGCCACCACCGAACAAGCCTTTGCCAGCAACAACCAGGTGCAGAGCCACGAACACCCCGAAGGCCATACCTTCCAGGACGACTGGCGCAAGGTCTACCCAGGCTACCTGGACTATGCCCTGGGCCTCTGAGCCACCTCAGACTTTGGTCGTAGCCCTGGGGCTTGCAAACATACTGGCACTCTGCTGTATGCTTGCAGGGTCTTCAGGGCGGGGTGAAAGTCCCCACCGGCGGTAAATCGAAAGATGAGCCCGCGAGCGCCTCGGCTTTTGGCCGGGGGTCAGCAGATCTGGTGCGACTCCAGAGCCGACGGTCATAGTCCGGATGAAAGAAGGCGTCAAGTCAGGGCCATCAGGCGCCCTGGCGCACGCATTTTGTTCGCCCTGAAACGTTCATCGATCTCTTACGAGGAGCGTTTCATGTCCCCTTTGCACCGCAAGCAATTCCCTAACGTCGCCGCCGCCGTCGAAGCCTACAAGGCCGGTAAACCCGTGCTGTTGCTCGATGACGATGATCGCGAGGACGAGGCGGATATCATCGCCGCTGCCGAAAACATCAGCCTGCAGACCATGGCCATGATGATCCGCGATTGCAGCGGCATCGTCTGCCTGTGCCTGGATGAAGCCACGGTCGACGAGTTGTCGCTGGCACCGATGGTGCCGAACAACCGCGCCCGCCATGGCACCGGCTTCACCGTCACCATCGAAGCGGCTGAAGGCGTGTCCACCGGCGTTTCGGCCCAGGACCGCATCACCACCATTCTTGCTGCCCTCGACTCGACCGGCGATGACATGCGCATTGTCAGCCCTGGCCACGTCTTCCCGTTGCGCTCGCGCGACGGTGGTGTACTGACCCGCCGCGGCCACACCGAAGGCTCGGTGGACCTTGCCCGCCTGGCCGGCCTGCGCCCGGCAGCGGTACTCTGCGAGCTGATGAACCCCGACGGCAGCATGGCCCGTGGCGAGCAGGTGGCGGTCTACGCCAAGCAATACTCGCTGCCGGTGCTGACCATCGACGAACTGGCCCGCTACCGCCAGGCAGCCGCCATGAGCCCGGCACTGGAAAGCGCCTGAGTAATTTTCTGTTCGAGAAAATTTACAGCCTTGCAGACAGCTACTAAGGTCAATGCAGAGGACTGAATCGCGGCTGATTCAAGGCAGTCGCATCGTGCTGAGCGGGTGCAGTCACATGCACCCGGATTTGCCTCTGTTAGGGGGTGGGAGGACGACTTCATGGGGCGCCGCAAGCCAACCCGGAGTCGTCCCCGCCCCTGATTTTTTCTGCCTTACTGAAAACCCAGCTGGCTGCGCAAAAAATCATGCAGGCCGACTGCGCTTTTTTTGTAGCCGTCGGCGCTCAGGTGCACCAGATCCCCTCGGGCCAGGCCCGCCGCTTGCCAGCCGTCAATCGAACACGGCCCGCCCATGTACGCCTGCCAGTCCCAGAACAGCGCGTTGGCCTGCTTGGCCGCCTGACGCTGGATGCGGATCACCTGAGCCAGTTGCTGCGGCTGACGCGCGGCACAACTGCGAGCCTTGCGCTGCTTGATCGAATCCGGCGGACCGACCAGCAGTATCACCGCCTGCGGCAGGTCCTTGCGCAGGCGCTTGAGGGTAGTGCGCAGTTGCGTCTGGTACAGGCTGAGATCAAGGGTGTCATCAAAGGCTTCGTTGGTGCCGTAGGCAAGAATC encodes:
- a CDS encoding alpha/beta hydrolase, with amino-acid sequence MSLLTATRLHLCSFGLLAGLSLAATTAYADEASDQALHKGRWQGMAAMANLYLNDATPAEFMDAGDKEKSEHDNYAGALAFYLTAARLDPKNAFAAYQAAAALSAMDSPELAAQYLDEARERGFWQTVILKEDDELEPMQKDPAYQKLLQAAEKNYPSQAKDAGLAAFSIPKGKAPAGGWPVVVWLAGFGTEGVNGTNMRADLVGEKAVLVALNGTLKRDNHQFMWQRQSVEPTEQAVAAALKKLEKDTPIDRSKVALIGFSQGAEHAAHLIAQYPQNYSGAVLLSPGGFKIPFTVQKAKDKRLVVVHGAQEHESNLQLTATTEQAFASNNQVQSHEHPEGHTFQDDWRKVYPGYLDYALGL
- the ribB gene encoding 3,4-dihydroxy-2-butanone-4-phosphate synthase gives rise to the protein MSPLHRKQFPNVAAAVEAYKAGKPVLLLDDDDREDEADIIAAAENISLQTMAMMIRDCSGIVCLCLDEATVDELSLAPMVPNNRARHGTGFTVTIEAAEGVSTGVSAQDRITTILAALDSTGDDMRIVSPGHVFPLRSRDGGVLTRRGHTEGSVDLARLAGLRPAAVLCELMNPDGSMARGEQVAVYAKQYSLPVLTIDELARYRQAAAMSPALESA